The Lacipirellula parvula genome window below encodes:
- the sdhB gene encoding succinate dehydrogenase iron-sulfur subunit codes for MSSHATSTTGHESKKPNSFEVRVLRQEAPGEGSRWERHRVTYEPNLNVISVLQKIAAQATTADGASTTPVAWDCNCLEEVCGACTMLINGKTRQACSALVDRLLEDNEAIELRPMSKFPVLRDLCVDRRRMFQALEKVQAWIEVDDYFDRGAGPRESPQMQGTRYPLSECMTCGCCVEACPQYTKIEVERLPGESDADFTKRENEAFQDGFVGAAAISQAMLFNDNQTGAMKKAERLDALMEPGGIQVCGNAQNCVAVCPKSIPLTKSIARAGRQTTVRMFTKWFDS; via the coding sequence ATGTCTTCCCACGCTACGTCTACGACCGGTCACGAATCGAAGAAGCCGAACTCGTTCGAAGTTCGCGTGTTGCGCCAGGAGGCCCCGGGCGAGGGGAGCCGCTGGGAACGCCATCGCGTCACCTACGAGCCGAACCTCAACGTCATCAGCGTGCTGCAGAAGATCGCCGCCCAGGCCACCACGGCCGACGGCGCCTCGACGACGCCCGTCGCGTGGGACTGCAACTGCCTGGAAGAGGTCTGCGGCGCCTGCACGATGCTGATCAACGGTAAGACCCGCCAAGCCTGCTCGGCGCTGGTCGACCGTCTGCTCGAAGACAACGAAGCGATCGAACTGCGGCCGATGAGCAAGTTCCCCGTGCTGCGCGACCTGTGCGTCGACCGTCGGCGAATGTTCCAGGCCCTCGAGAAGGTCCAGGCGTGGATCGAAGTGGACGACTACTTCGATCGCGGCGCCGGCCCGCGCGAGTCGCCGCAGATGCAAGGGACGCGCTACCCGCTCAGCGAGTGCATGACCTGCGGCTGCTGCGTCGAGGCGTGCCCGCAGTACACGAAGATCGAAGTCGAACGCCTGCCGGGCGAGAGCGACGCCGACTTCACGAAGCGCGAGAACGAAGCCTTCCAAGACGGCTTCGTCGGCGCCGCGGCGATTAGCCAGGCGATGCTGTTCAACGACAACCAAACGGGCGCCATGAAGAAGGCTGAACGCCTCGACGCCCTCATGGAACCGGGCGGCATCCAAGTCTGCGGCAACGCCCAAAATTGCGTCGCCGTTTGTCCGAAATCGATCCCGCTGACTAAGTCGATCGCCCGCGCCGGGCGGCAGACGACGGTGCGGATGTTCACGAAGTGGTTTGATTCGTAA
- a CDS encoding PQQ-binding-like beta-propeller repeat protein, with translation MAKACSRAAFIALAAFASISTAVLRADDWPQWGGPQRDIVWREANVVEKLPEGKLPRVWSAPIGAGYAGPAVADGRVFVTDRIAEKNLERVLCFDAADGKPLWQHSYDASYGISYPLGPRATPTVDGELVYTLGAVGHLLCLRAATGDVVWEKYLVDAVGTKLPTWGLAAAPLIDGDQVIVLAGGENGALVVSFDKRTGQELWRALDDPEVGYCPPVIMEFGGRRQLIIWHASHVSSLNPATGTLLWEVPFPLQAALCVATPRQVGNRLFVTAFYEGPMMLDLGADGVTPTVLWTTGKGNNDLKNDSIHSIMPTPIFTEDYVYGISSYGQLRCLKADNGEMVWETLDATGKGRWWNAFLIPHGEMSGRRVYIANEQGELITAELSPEGYREISRAELIEPLQPIQRRMTVWSHPAFAMQSVFARNDKELIRVDLKK, from the coding sequence ATGGCCAAGGCTTGCTCACGCGCGGCATTCATTGCTTTGGCGGCGTTCGCGTCGATATCCACGGCCGTGCTTCGCGCCGACGACTGGCCGCAATGGGGCGGCCCGCAACGCGACATCGTATGGCGGGAAGCTAACGTCGTCGAAAAGCTTCCCGAGGGCAAACTGCCGCGCGTTTGGTCGGCGCCGATCGGTGCAGGCTACGCCGGCCCGGCGGTGGCCGATGGTCGCGTGTTCGTCACCGATCGCATCGCCGAGAAGAATCTGGAGCGCGTCCTCTGCTTCGACGCCGCCGACGGCAAGCCACTGTGGCAGCACTCCTACGACGCCTCGTACGGCATCAGCTACCCGCTCGGCCCGCGTGCGACGCCGACGGTCGACGGCGAATTGGTCTACACTCTCGGCGCCGTTGGCCACTTGCTTTGCTTGAGGGCGGCGACCGGCGACGTCGTGTGGGAAAAATACCTCGTCGATGCCGTGGGGACGAAGCTCCCAACGTGGGGCCTCGCCGCGGCGCCGCTCATCGACGGGGACCAGGTGATCGTCCTCGCCGGCGGCGAGAACGGGGCGCTTGTCGTCAGCTTCGACAAACGAACCGGCCAGGAACTCTGGCGAGCGCTCGACGACCCCGAAGTCGGCTACTGCCCGCCGGTGATCATGGAGTTCGGCGGCCGACGGCAACTCATCATTTGGCACGCCTCGCACGTGTCGTCGCTCAATCCCGCCACCGGCACCCTCTTGTGGGAAGTTCCGTTCCCGCTGCAGGCGGCGCTCTGCGTCGCCACGCCGCGGCAAGTTGGCAATCGGCTGTTCGTCACGGCGTTCTACGAAGGGCCGATGATGCTCGACCTCGGCGCCGACGGCGTCACGCCGACCGTGCTGTGGACCACGGGCAAGGGGAACAACGACCTGAAGAACGACAGCATCCACTCGATCATGCCGACGCCGATCTTCACCGAAGATTACGTCTACGGCATCAGCAGCTACGGCCAGCTGCGGTGCCTGAAAGCCGACAACGGCGAGATGGTGTGGGAAACGCTCGACGCGACCGGCAAGGGTCGCTGGTGGAACGCCTTCCTCATCCCGCACGGCGAAATGAGTGGCCGGCGGGTCTACATCGCCAACGAGCAGGGGGAACTGATCACCGCCGAGCTTTCGCCCGAAGGCTATCGCGAAATTAGCCGGGCTGAACTGATCGAGCCGCTGCAGCCTATCCAGCGGCGGATGACGGTCTGGTCGCACCCGGCGTTCGCCATGCAGAGCGTGTTTGCCCGGAACGATAAGGAACTGATCCGGGTGGATCTTAAGAAGTGA
- a CDS encoding BlaI/MecI/CopY family transcriptional regulator, whose translation MPRKSPLPRLAAGELEMLQMLWREGSVTISEAQQALGLPIGYTTVQTRLNRLVKKGAAARTPERPAKYSAAISAADVGQTDLDTLVERVTAGRVTPLVAHLLERHKLSAAEIKELKALVAAAERKSRGRQS comes from the coding sequence ATGCCTCGTAAATCGCCTCTCCCCCGGCTCGCCGCCGGCGAACTCGAAATGCTGCAAATGCTGTGGCGCGAGGGGAGCGTCACCATCAGCGAAGCCCAGCAGGCCCTCGGCCTGCCGATCGGCTACACGACCGTGCAAACGCGGCTCAATCGCCTCGTGAAGAAGGGCGCCGCCGCCCGCACGCCCGAACGGCCGGCTAAGTATTCCGCCGCCATCTCCGCCGCCGACGTCGGGCAGACCGATCTCGACACGCTCGTCGAGCGCGTCACCGCCGGCCGCGTCACGCCGCTGGTCGCCCATTTGCTTGAGCGGCACAAGCTCTCCGCCGCCGAGATCAAAGAGTTGAAAGCACTCGTCGCCGCGGCGGAACGCAAGTCCCGCGGCCGCCAATCGTAG
- the wrbA gene encoding NAD(P)H:quinone oxidoreductase, whose amino-acid sequence MKIQVIFYSMYGHIHQMAEAVAAGAKEVAGAEVSLYQVAELVPDAALERTGAKKVRDGFANVPVATAAQLAEADAIIFGTPTRFGNMAAQMRNFLDQTGGLWAKGGLIGKVGSVFTSTGTQHGGQETTITSFHSTLLHHGMIIVGVPYSCAELTNMNEITGGSPYGAGTLAGADGSRQPSENELAIARFQGRHVAEITAKLVGK is encoded by the coding sequence GTGAAGATTCAGGTCATTTTCTACAGCATGTACGGCCACATCCATCAGATGGCCGAAGCGGTCGCGGCAGGGGCCAAGGAAGTGGCGGGGGCCGAGGTGTCGCTCTACCAGGTGGCCGAGCTCGTACCGGATGCGGCGCTCGAACGAACCGGCGCCAAGAAAGTTCGCGATGGCTTCGCCAACGTGCCGGTCGCCACCGCGGCACAACTCGCCGAGGCCGATGCGATCATCTTCGGCACGCCGACGCGGTTCGGCAACATGGCGGCCCAGATGCGAAACTTCCTCGACCAAACCGGCGGCCTGTGGGCCAAGGGGGGGCTGATTGGCAAAGTCGGTAGCGTCTTCACCAGCACCGGCACGCAACATGGCGGTCAGGAGACGACGATCACTAGCTTTCACTCGACGCTGCTCCATCACGGCATGATCATCGTCGGCGTGCCGTACAGCTGCGCGGAGCTGACGAACATGAACGAGATCACCGGCGGCTCGCCGTATGGCGCGGGGACGCTGGCGGGGGCGGATGGTTCGCGGCAGCCGAGCGAGAATGAGCTCGCGATCGCCCGGTTCCAGGGGCGGCATGTGGCGGAGATTACCGCGAAGCTTGTGGGTAAGTAA
- a CDS encoding FliM/FliN family flagellar motor C-terminal domain-containing protein, producing the protein MSELNPELASSLLEMCRSGTGDAAEALSRALDGTFTAEVGDSAPFAEVNAAELDGPGLAVLFNVGAAALVAILPEASGLLPAWYQKPDATGTSKLATLAQEFSMIVLPEALPVGETKTSYVANLKSALAAAGVAGDATQVALKVAAGDKSGVLRIVWPLTAPAALLAVAAPPAAAAPAPEPKPAPKPAAPPKPAAAPAARSAQPPDFSGLPGYSRSLLKISVPVSVELASKKETLQEVISLAPGSIIKFEKGCEELLRLVVGENAVAEGEAVKVGEKFGFRVTAMLLPPEHFVTAKRRSA; encoded by the coding sequence ATGAGTGAACTCAACCCAGAACTCGCGTCTTCGCTCCTTGAGATGTGCCGCAGCGGCACAGGCGACGCCGCGGAAGCGCTCAGCCGAGCGCTCGATGGGACGTTCACCGCGGAAGTCGGCGACTCGGCGCCGTTTGCAGAAGTCAACGCCGCGGAACTCGACGGCCCCGGTCTCGCGGTGCTGTTCAACGTCGGCGCAGCGGCGCTTGTCGCCATCTTGCCCGAAGCGTCGGGCCTGCTCCCCGCGTGGTATCAAAAGCCTGACGCCACCGGCACGAGCAAGCTAGCAACGCTAGCGCAAGAGTTCAGCATGATCGTCTTGCCGGAGGCGTTGCCTGTCGGCGAGACGAAGACCAGCTACGTCGCCAACTTGAAGAGCGCGCTCGCCGCAGCCGGAGTCGCCGGCGACGCAACGCAGGTGGCGCTCAAGGTCGCCGCGGGCGACAAGTCGGGCGTCCTGCGGATCGTTTGGCCGCTGACCGCGCCGGCCGCTCTGCTCGCCGTCGCGGCTCCGCCAGCCGCCGCCGCGCCAGCGCCCGAACCGAAACCAGCGCCGAAGCCAGCCGCGCCGCCCAAGCCGGCGGCCGCACCTGCCGCCCGCAGCGCCCAGCCGCCCGACTTCAGCGGTCTGCCGGGCTACTCGCGCAGCTTGCTGAAGATTAGCGTCCCGGTGAGCGTCGAACTCGCCAGCAAGAAGGAGACGCTGCAAGAAGTGATCTCGCTCGCGCCCGGTTCGATCATCAAGTTCGAGAAGGGGTGCGAGGAGTTGTTGCGGCTGGTCGTCGGCGAGAACGCCGTCGCCGAAGGCGAAGCGGTGAAAGTCGGCGAGAAGTTCGGCTTCCGCGTTACCGCGATGTTGTTGCCGCCGGAGCATTTTGTGACGGCGAAGCGCCGCTCGGCGTAG
- a CDS encoding M56 family metallopeptidase: MTLVDIAVALVRTTLATSLAALVAWALLAALRVSSPRIHRVAWLLVIAQGWLFFPFTIQIESPAPPTPKRAAGFMPAVIPEPEVISFENGSEWVQDPLTTGASTIVEVPPSQAFPDPLPFAIGAWLLGAITLVTIAAYRYLRVLRTFPLGSPPDDPQWQAEWDSARSSAKLRRHQTVTLRITAALGPLLHWAPWAYFILVPRSLWSSLQAAERSAILRHEFAHLRRNDLWKSLAIRVLALPQWFNPLAWLAVRRFDEAAEWACDDAAARNANDRLAFANSLLQSAEYALAPYPASAPAARGTLTRRIRRLVSPRFKEESKMKLLLVPTLLVVAAAAQTIRIERVAAELPQQPSNSHSWSLAEEFSVPLAERLENTKRRHAQLLAERQRAVDAAESSNNAATQDGRHSGPPASIEQMNFDQLAKEFEQFAHMNYVIEPPDILSIRVTPRLSNAVRGNGPIANVGPPRLKVAVAPSGATKRFLVEMDGRISLKPYASVYVAGMTLDEAKHAIQVALDSRGIENDVQVSVDQFNSKVYYVITEGAAEGDDVTRLPIPYPVDGKETVGAAIARIYAHPEDLANPKGLIANATITLHRVALKHPGASRIYAIEWDPALQAPTPLTNYCLLPGDRIFIRSKESIERGAVSRAKAPSAPQEVNPQELPRDGDYYKPERAEMRQSTYRLQPHDTIKLRVERPHRPAYTLTWGDFEGDFTVNHDGDVKLGRAAAGAAVVVAGLTANEAREAIEQELRKESPGCELQLTLSTLATEKYVISIQRADGTELAVGALRSDCLSKSDFSEWTYFRSFIAELAPITEVKLERTDRHGKTESIKLATIWDAIQAPQMLANDHPVRPGDRLVVTVADDWQPRVFPAWLEPRDIQRKRGQTLFRIVEGWSQVGGVKFDHPDVQRPAGPKYSR; the protein is encoded by the coding sequence ATGACGCTCGTCGACATCGCCGTTGCTTTGGTTCGCACGACGCTGGCCACGTCGCTTGCCGCGCTCGTCGCGTGGGCGTTGCTCGCAGCGCTGCGCGTGAGTTCCCCCCGCATTCACCGCGTTGCGTGGCTGTTAGTCATCGCGCAAGGCTGGCTATTCTTCCCCTTTACCATCCAAATCGAATCCCCCGCCCCGCCAACTCCAAAGCGAGCCGCTGGCTTTATGCCAGCGGTAATTCCGGAGCCAGAAGTTATCTCCTTCGAGAACGGATCTGAATGGGTCCAAGACCCGTTGACGACTGGCGCCTCAACAATCGTTGAAGTCCCGCCGTCACAAGCATTCCCCGACCCCTTACCGTTCGCTATCGGCGCATGGCTACTCGGCGCGATCACGCTCGTCACCATCGCCGCCTATCGCTACCTGCGAGTCCTCCGCACGTTCCCGCTCGGCTCACCGCCCGACGATCCGCAGTGGCAAGCCGAATGGGACTCGGCGCGCAGCAGTGCGAAGCTTCGCCGCCATCAAACCGTGACGCTCCGCATCACCGCCGCGCTCGGCCCGCTTCTCCACTGGGCGCCCTGGGCCTACTTCATCCTCGTGCCGCGATCGCTCTGGAGTAGCTTGCAGGCCGCCGAACGCTCGGCAATCCTCCGCCACGAATTCGCTCACCTCCGTCGCAACGATCTTTGGAAGTCGCTGGCGATCCGCGTCCTCGCGCTGCCGCAGTGGTTCAACCCACTCGCCTGGCTCGCGGTCCGCCGGTTCGACGAAGCCGCCGAATGGGCCTGCGACGACGCCGCAGCCCGCAACGCCAACGACCGCCTCGCGTTCGCCAACTCGCTGCTCCAGTCGGCCGAATACGCCCTCGCCCCCTACCCCGCCAGCGCCCCCGCCGCCCGCGGCACGCTGACGCGCAGAATCCGTCGCCTCGTCAGTCCGAGATTCAAGGAGGAATCGAAGATGAAACTGTTGCTTGTCCCAACCCTGCTTGTAGTGGCCGCCGCTGCCCAGACGATTCGCATCGAGCGCGTTGCCGCAGAGCTGCCTCAGCAACCGTCCAACTCCCACAGCTGGTCGCTCGCAGAGGAATTTTCCGTTCCGCTCGCAGAACGCTTGGAGAATACCAAGCGACGGCACGCGCAACTGCTCGCCGAAAGGCAGCGCGCTGTGGATGCTGCCGAGAGTTCGAACAATGCCGCGACGCAGGATGGGCGGCACTCGGGCCCGCCGGCAAGCATCGAGCAAATGAACTTCGATCAGCTGGCGAAAGAGTTTGAACAATTCGCTCACATGAATTACGTGATCGAACCGCCGGACATACTATCGATTCGCGTCACTCCCCGACTTTCAAATGCCGTAAGAGGAAACGGACCGATTGCGAACGTCGGCCCCCCGCGTTTGAAAGTTGCCGTCGCGCCGAGCGGCGCGACGAAACGTTTTCTCGTCGAGATGGATGGCAGGATTTCTCTTAAGCCATATGCATCAGTCTACGTGGCAGGCATGACGCTCGACGAAGCGAAGCACGCGATCCAAGTCGCGTTAGATAGTCGCGGCATCGAGAACGACGTGCAAGTGAGCGTCGACCAGTTCAACAGCAAAGTTTACTACGTGATCACTGAGGGAGCAGCCGAAGGCGACGACGTGACGCGACTCCCGATTCCATACCCAGTCGATGGGAAGGAGACTGTCGGCGCCGCGATTGCTCGGATCTACGCCCACCCGGAGGATCTCGCGAATCCCAAGGGGCTCATCGCGAATGCGACGATCACGCTGCATCGCGTTGCTCTCAAGCATCCGGGGGCCTCGCGAATCTACGCCATCGAGTGGGATCCGGCGCTACAGGCTCCTACGCCGCTCACGAATTATTGCCTCCTGCCCGGCGATCGCATTTTCATCCGTTCGAAGGAGTCTATTGAACGGGGAGCTGTTTCCCGCGCGAAGGCGCCGTCGGCTCCCCAAGAGGTTAATCCCCAGGAACTGCCAAGAGATGGCGATTACTACAAACCGGAGAGGGCTGAGATGCGGCAATCGACTTACCGCCTGCAGCCTCACGACACGATCAAACTGCGCGTCGAACGTCCTCATCGGCCTGCCTACACGCTCACTTGGGGCGATTTCGAAGGAGATTTCACCGTCAATCACGACGGCGACGTCAAGCTAGGTCGCGCCGCAGCAGGTGCTGCCGTTGTCGTCGCCGGCTTAACCGCCAATGAAGCTCGCGAAGCGATCGAGCAAGAACTTCGCAAGGAATCGCCTGGTTGCGAACTGCAACTCACCCTCAGCACGCTCGCCACAGAGAAGTATGTCATTTCGATTCAGCGTGCCGACGGAACGGAACTGGCCGTTGGCGCGCTCCGCTCCGATTGTCTTTCCAAGTCAGACTTCTCGGAGTGGACTTATTTTCGCTCGTTTATTGCCGAACTCGCGCCGATCACCGAAGTGAAGCTCGAACGCACCGACCGTCATGGCAAGACCGAGTCAATCAAACTTGCGACGATTTGGGACGCTATTCAGGCCCCTCAAATGCTGGCCAATGATCATCCGGTTCGCCCCGGGGATCGACTCGTCGTCACCGTCGCCGATGATTGGCAGCCGCGTGTCTTTCCTGCCTGGCTTGAGCCACGCGACATCCAACGAAAGCGTGGTCAAACGCTTTTCCGAATCGTGGAAGGATGGAGCCAAGTCGGTGGCGTCAAATTCGACCACCCCGACGTCCAGCGCCCCGCCGGCCCGAAGTACAGCCGCTAG
- a CDS encoding fused MFS/spermidine synthase: MNPDNAAPLAARPSRAIDFALAATAALSAWLIFQVQPMVAKRILPWFGGGTAVWTTVMLFFQAALFFGYLYAHLATKWFTPRRQVHLHVALLAAAAMLAAIVGVLPSDEWRPSGSGPPALHILVMLAAAVGLPYLSLSATAPLTQVWFARIHPGRSPYRLYALSNAGSLAALLSYPFLVEPNLGVSAQGVSWSGLFVVFALLCAWSALASLKSRDKSIAPSSADAPDVSAPSKLQRFFWLALPATASATLLAITTYLCQDVPSMPLLWIAPMVVYLLSFILTFDSDRWYRRDVWFSIGALASFAAVISWFQKNAAPLPTMLGVHLTLLAAICMICHGELVRRRPGASRLTAFYLSIAAGGAIGGLLVGIVAPLVLSDYYELQLSVLATWGLALLALVTDPASPYFDGGKRERYAGTLGMVALLVLLAICMGINVVKLREGVVQRARNFYGVLTVRHMNQNSPDEFVELSNGRTTHGGQFIAEANRRVPMWYYHADSGVGILMRETSGDAPRRVGVIGLGVGTLAAYAEPGETFRFYDINPQVIDLAADFFHYLGEANGRGATIELIEGDARIALENEPPQNFDILVLDAFNSDSIPAHLLTLEAFELYLKHLKEPNGFLAVHVSSVHLDLIPVVKAAAEKFGLHGAIIEVPPDDTPSTAGCTWVLLSRQPNPFVDLDVAIPLGEGAGAVPSVTWTDDYSSLLDVLKD, from the coding sequence ATGAACCCAGACAATGCCGCTCCGCTCGCTGCTCGCCCCTCGCGAGCGATCGACTTCGCCCTCGCCGCGACGGCCGCGCTCAGCGCGTGGTTGATCTTCCAAGTCCAGCCGATGGTCGCTAAGCGAATCCTGCCATGGTTCGGCGGCGGCACGGCCGTGTGGACGACGGTGATGCTGTTTTTTCAAGCGGCTCTGTTCTTCGGCTACCTCTACGCGCACCTCGCGACGAAGTGGTTTACGCCGCGCCGGCAGGTTCACCTGCACGTCGCCCTGTTGGCCGCCGCAGCGATGCTCGCCGCGATCGTCGGCGTGCTGCCGAGCGACGAGTGGCGGCCCAGTGGCAGCGGCCCGCCGGCCCTGCACATTTTGGTGATGCTCGCCGCCGCGGTCGGGCTTCCCTATCTCTCGCTTTCCGCAACGGCTCCCCTCACGCAGGTCTGGTTCGCCCGCATCCATCCCGGGCGTTCCCCCTATCGGCTCTATGCCCTGTCGAACGCCGGATCGCTCGCGGCGCTTCTCAGCTATCCATTCCTCGTGGAGCCGAATCTTGGCGTCTCCGCACAGGGAGTTTCGTGGTCTGGGCTCTTCGTCGTCTTCGCGCTACTGTGCGCCTGGAGCGCCTTAGCCTCGCTGAAGTCCCGCGACAAATCGATCGCGCCGTCAAGCGCCGACGCCCCCGATGTCTCCGCTCCAAGCAAGTTGCAACGATTCTTCTGGCTCGCGTTGCCGGCGACGGCTTCGGCTACGCTCTTGGCGATCACGACCTATCTCTGCCAAGACGTGCCGTCGATGCCGCTGTTGTGGATCGCGCCGATGGTCGTCTACCTGCTCAGCTTCATCCTGACGTTCGACAGCGACCGCTGGTATCGCCGCGACGTCTGGTTTTCGATCGGCGCGCTCGCTTCATTCGCCGCCGTCATTTCATGGTTTCAGAAAAACGCGGCGCCGTTGCCGACGATGCTCGGCGTGCATCTCACGCTGCTGGCGGCGATCTGCATGATCTGCCACGGCGAACTCGTTCGTCGGCGTCCTGGCGCGAGCCGGCTCACAGCATTTTACCTGAGCATCGCGGCCGGCGGCGCGATCGGCGGGCTGCTCGTCGGCATCGTCGCGCCGCTCGTGCTCAGCGACTACTACGAATTGCAACTAAGCGTGCTGGCGACGTGGGGACTCGCGCTGCTCGCTCTTGTCACCGACCCCGCGTCGCCCTACTTCGACGGCGGCAAACGCGAACGCTACGCCGGTACCTTGGGAATGGTCGCGCTGCTCGTCTTGCTCGCGATCTGCATGGGAATCAACGTCGTCAAGCTGCGGGAAGGCGTCGTGCAGCGGGCGCGCAACTTCTACGGCGTGCTCACCGTGCGGCACATGAATCAAAACTCTCCCGATGAGTTTGTTGAACTCTCCAACGGCCGTACCACGCACGGCGGGCAATTTATTGCGGAAGCGAATCGCCGCGTTCCCATGTGGTACTACCACGCCGACAGCGGCGTCGGCATCCTCATGCGCGAAACGTCCGGCGACGCTCCGCGCCGCGTCGGCGTCATCGGCCTGGGCGTCGGGACGCTCGCCGCCTATGCGGAGCCCGGAGAAACATTCCGCTTCTACGACATCAATCCGCAAGTTATCGATCTGGCCGCCGATTTTTTTCACTACCTGGGCGAAGCGAACGGTCGCGGCGCGACGATCGAACTGATCGAGGGGGATGCTCGGATCGCACTCGAGAATGAACCGCCGCAAAACTTCGACATCCTGGTGCTCGACGCCTTCAACAGCGACTCGATTCCCGCCCACCTGCTCACGCTCGAAGCGTTCGAACTTTACCTGAAGCATTTGAAGGAGCCGAACGGCTTCCTGGCAGTCCACGTTTCCAGCGTCCACCTCGATCTGATTCCGGTCGTCAAAGCCGCGGCCGAGAAATTCGGCCTGCACGGCGCCATTATCGAAGTGCCGCCCGACGACACCCCTTCCACCGCGGGATGCACTTGGGTGCTGCTGAGCCGTCAGCCGAACCCGTTCGTCGACCTCGACGTCGCGATTCCGCTCGGCGAAGGCGCCGGCGCCGTGCCGTCGGTCACCTGGACCGACGATTACAGCTCGCTGCTCGACGTGCTGAAGGATTAA
- the nadA gene encoding quinolinate synthase NadA, which produces MTIAAPPAPQFALQPYKSLSNDELQQRIDKVRQQLGSRLLILGHHYQQDEVIALADLSGDSYQLSQMAAASADCRYIAFCGVHFMAETADILANRPEKLAERHGERVQVVLPDLAAGCSMADMAGIRQIESAWDQLAEVIDTEDITPVTYINSAASLKAFVGRHGGIVCTSSNAKAALEWAFARTSRVMFFPDQHLGRNTATGMGIPLEQMPVWDPYADELGGSTEEQIQTSRVILWKGHCSVHQMFRPEHVALARKNHPGIKILVHPECPREVFELADESGSTGKIIKTVEAAPPGTKWSIGTELHLVNRLKQQHPEQEIHFLSPVVCMCATMYRIDLAHLAWSLENLAVGTPVNIIEVDEETSKWSLVALERMLEVQ; this is translated from the coding sequence ATGACCATCGCCGCTCCCCCTGCCCCGCAGTTCGCACTGCAACCCTACAAGTCGCTCTCGAACGACGAACTGCAGCAGCGGATCGACAAGGTCCGCCAGCAGCTCGGCTCGCGGCTGCTAATCCTCGGGCATCACTACCAGCAGGACGAGGTGATCGCGCTCGCCGACCTCAGCGGCGACAGCTACCAGCTGAGCCAGATGGCCGCCGCCAGCGCCGACTGCCGCTACATCGCATTTTGCGGCGTCCACTTCATGGCCGAGACTGCCGACATCTTGGCAAACCGGCCGGAGAAACTTGCCGAACGCCACGGCGAGCGTGTGCAAGTGGTGCTACCCGATCTCGCCGCCGGCTGCTCGATGGCCGACATGGCCGGCATCCGGCAAATCGAATCGGCGTGGGATCAACTCGCCGAGGTCATCGACACCGAAGACATCACCCCCGTCACCTACATCAACTCGGCCGCGAGTTTGAAGGCGTTCGTCGGCCGGCACGGCGGCATCGTTTGCACGAGCAGCAACGCAAAGGCGGCGCTCGAATGGGCCTTCGCCCGCACGAGCCGCGTGATGTTCTTCCCCGACCAACACCTCGGCCGCAACACGGCGACGGGGATGGGCATCCCGCTCGAGCAGATGCCGGTGTGGGATCCGTACGCCGACGAACTCGGCGGCAGCACCGAAGAGCAAATCCAGACCAGCCGCGTCATCCTGTGGAAGGGGCACTGCAGCGTTCACCAAATGTTCCGGCCGGAGCACGTTGCACTCGCGCGGAAGAATCACCCCGGCATCAAGATTCTCGTCCATCCCGAGTGTCCGCGCGAGGTCTTCGAACTCGCCGACGAATCGGGGAGCACCGGCAAGATCATCAAGACGGTCGAAGCGGCGCCGCCGGGGACGAAGTGGTCGATCGGCACCGAACTGCACTTAGTGAACCGCCTCAAGCAGCAGCACCCCGAGCAAGAGATTCACTTCCTCTCGCCGGTCGTCTGCATGTGCGCCACGATGTACCGCATCGACCTCGCCCACTTGGCGTGGAGCCTCGAGAACCTCGCCGTCGGCACGCCGGTGAACATCATCGAAGTCGATGAGGAAACGTCAAAGTGGTCGCTCGTCGCGTTGGAGCGGATGTTGGAAGTGCAGTAG